DNA from Flavobacteriales bacterium:
GATCGATTCAATCACAATGGTTCTTTGGAAGGTTGGATTAGGAGGATCATGGTCAATACGGCCATCGATCACATCAGACGGGACAAACGTTCTTTGGTCTTGAGTCAAAGTGAAGAACTCATCGATCAAGGAATGGACCTGGAAGATGACCCTCATGAAGAGGACGAGGAGGAAATCTCTCTCACCATGACACACGTGGTCGAGGCGATGCAGCACCTCTCACCCGGATACAAAGCGGTTTTCAATCTATATGTCATGGAAGACATGACACATAAGGAGATTGCTGAAACCCTAGGTATCTCAGAAGGAACATCCAAATCCAATCTGGCCAAGGCCAAGAAGAAATTGAAACAGATACTACTGAACAGCTAGTAATTTGCAAGAGGACATGACAGAGAAGTTTGATCTATTCGAAGTGACCGTCAAGCGTGCTGCAGAGCATTACGAACTCCCATTGGAGCCGGGTGCATGGAGTAAATTCGAAAGCGCATTGGATGGTGCCTCAGCACCAGGTACACAGAGTGTCACCTCAGGTGGAAGCAACTTCCTGACCCAATTCGGAGCAGCAGCAGCTTTCTTGCTTGGCACACTCATCTTCATCAATCAAAGTGTTGACTCGGATTCTGCTTCTGAAACTCATCTCAGCGAGACATCTATTGAGAACAGATTGACCATGGGTGAAGGTGATGACCGTACAAAAGGTGGATCGGACTACTTCATCTCAGGACATTCCGATTCTTCAGAGCTTGAGATCTCCCAGAACGAAACAGCCGACTTGGACGCTTCTTCTAAGACCAATGATGAATCCGAGGTAGAAGATGTACTTACGGTCGATGAAAAGGAATTCATCACGCGCATCAATCAACGGCTTCAAGAGAAGGCAGATCGTGAAGAACAAGAGGCGTCTTCTGACAAGGAGATAGAAAAGCGCTCTACAACACGATACCTCGGAGAAGACTTCAATCTGGGTGCAGTCAAGAGTTTCTCTCCCAATAACGATGGCGAGAATGACAGCTTCTTACCCTCCCGATTGAAAGATGGAGATCTCTTCAAGATGACCATCACAGATACCCAGGGAAAGATGATATTCTACTCTACTGAAGTTTCCAGACCATGGGAAGGCACCGATACTCTAGGTAACGATGTAGAAGAAGGACGCTACTCATGGGAAGTCATTCTACAGAATGACAGCAAGAAGGAGATCTTCAAAGGGACCGTCAGACTCGAGCGGTGACCTTCTGCCCGGATTAGGGTGATAGGTATAGCCTATTGTATTACTTCCAAAGACCTATGGTCCCTATGTATCCAAGGTCATACATTCTATTTCTCTTCCTGTTGCTCAGTGGAGGCTTTCTCGGTCAATGCTTGACCTCCTACACCTGGGAATACAGTCCGCAACAAGTGGATGGAGCATGGGGCAATGAAGAGGAAGTGCAGATATGTCTCAGTATCGATCACGATGACTGGCAAGGAGGCAACCATTATCTCCATGCACTCATTCCACAATTCGGTTCAGGCTGGGACCTGAGCACCTTGGAAGTCATCTCCCCTTCGAGCTGCAGCAATGACGGTGGATATTGGGCTTGGTATCCAGGTCCCATCACGTCAGAGGCCAGCGGCATGACCCATGGAGCGGGTTTCTATTACGAAAGTCCGCACGGAGGTACAGATTCCGATAATCCAGGCGACAATTTCGGTGACCGCTGTCCAATAGGACTTCAACTCGATTTCTGTTTCCAACTCAAGACCGTAGCCTTCGATGACTGTATGCCCGAAATGGACCTTGACATACAGGTCAATACACTTTCAGACGATGAGTCTGGAGGCTCATTCCTTTCTCCCACCTGTACAGAAGATGAGGATGCTCTTTTGGTGTCATCTATTCAATGCTGTGATGCTCAAGCCGGACCAGATCTGGAGCTTTCCTTCTGTACGGATGGACCTATAGTACTCATCAATGACTACTTACAGGATGTCGACTCGGGAGCCTGGCACTTTCAATCCCCGAGCAATCCCAGCTTAGGAGATACACTTTTTTTCGAACCGGGAGTAGACACTCCGGGTACCTACGTATATGTAGTGACCGACACAGTCAATGATTGTGAGAATCTAGCCTTTATTG
Protein-coding regions in this window:
- a CDS encoding RNA polymerase sigma factor — protein: MSIDPVEQKTWLDRCLAGDRNSQRKLYESFYGKMLGVCLRYAKDMDQAKDMLQDGFIKVFNSLDRFNHNGSLEGWIRRIMVNTAIDHIRRDKRSLVLSQSEELIDQGMDLEDDPHEEDEEEISLTMTHVVEAMQHLSPGYKAVFNLYVMEDMTHKEIAETLGISEGTSKSNLAKAKKKLKQILLNS